One stretch of Niallia sp. XMNu-256 DNA includes these proteins:
- a CDS encoding MFS transporter, translating to MIIGIVFGVITFWLFAQAMVNVVPAVQADLGVSLGTLNVAISLAALFSGLFIVAAGGLADKVGRKKIAVIGFILSIIGSLCLVFAQGAALLIIGRIIQGISAAFIMPSTIALIKAYFEGAERQRALSFWSIGSWGGSGFASFAGGAIATSLGWRWIFIFSIIFAVIGLFLLKDTPESKQQSTGTFKFDYTGLAIFIVTMIALNLFITYGADWGWTDIKSITALAITIIGLIVFVKFEKNREVVLVDFAVFKNKAYSGATISNFLLNAIAGALIVINTYVQVGRGFNSLQSGMLSLGYLVVVLSMIRVGEKILQRVGAKLPMVWGGIITTIGVAMMGLTFLPGFTYTVVVFIGFALFGLGLGLYATPSTDTSVSNAPSDKVGEAAGVYKMASSLGGAFGVAISATVYGAIAANGNLEAAASAGIIVNVIFGALSVISVIFLVPGDAGKTSSAPQKPQRRNIRKPVTE from the coding sequence ATGATCATAGGGATTGTATTTGGTGTCATTACATTCTGGTTATTTGCACAAGCTATGGTCAATGTGGTCCCTGCTGTTCAAGCAGATTTAGGTGTTTCACTAGGAACTTTAAATGTCGCTATTAGTTTAGCTGCGTTATTCTCCGGGTTATTTATTGTCGCGGCAGGTGGTCTTGCCGATAAAGTGGGACGCAAAAAAATTGCCGTCATTGGATTTATATTGAGTATTATCGGTTCCCTTTGTCTAGTATTTGCTCAAGGTGCAGCATTGTTAATTATCGGACGGATTATTCAAGGGATTTCGGCTGCGTTTATTATGCCATCCACCATCGCGTTAATCAAAGCGTATTTTGAAGGAGCCGAACGTCAACGTGCTTTAAGCTTCTGGTCCATTGGTTCTTGGGGCGGCTCAGGCTTCGCTTCATTCGCAGGCGGTGCCATTGCTACATCACTCGGCTGGAGATGGATCTTCATTTTCTCCATTATCTTTGCAGTAATCGGATTATTTTTATTGAAAGATACACCAGAAAGCAAGCAACAATCAACAGGTACGTTTAAATTTGATTATACAGGTTTAGCTATTTTTATTGTTACAATGATTGCTTTAAACTTATTTATTACGTATGGAGCGGACTGGGGTTGGACAGATATTAAGTCGATTACCGCTCTTGCTATTACCATTATTGGCTTAATTGTCTTTGTTAAATTTGAAAAAAATAGAGAAGTTGTATTAGTCGATTTTGCCGTATTTAAAAATAAAGCCTATTCCGGTGCAACCATTTCCAACTTTCTACTCAATGCGATTGCTGGTGCTCTGATCGTAATTAATACGTACGTACAAGTAGGACGAGGCTTCAATTCATTACAATCAGGTATGTTATCTTTAGGTTATTTAGTCGTTGTACTATCAATGATACGTGTAGGTGAGAAAATTCTACAAAGGGTTGGCGCAAAATTACCGATGGTTTGGGGCGGTATTATTACAACCATTGGTGTGGCAATGATGGGCCTAACATTCTTACCAGGCTTTACTTATACTGTTGTCGTATTTATTGGCTTTGCCTTATTCGGACTAGGCCTCGGGCTTTATGCAACCCCTTCTACAGATACATCTGTATCAAATGCTCCTTCTGACAAAGTTGGGGAAGCCGCTGGTGTTTATAAAATGGCAAGCTCACTTGGAGGTGCATTTGGTGTCGCGATTTCAGCAACCGTATATGGCGCCATTGCCGCGAATGGTAACCTTGAGGCGGCAGCTTCCGCTGGTATTATTGTAAATGTCATTTTCGGTGCTCTTTCAGTCATATCGGTGATCTTCTTAGTACCAGGCGATGCGGGAAAAACCTCTTCTGCTCCTCAGAAACCACAAAGAAGAAATATCCGAAAGCCTGTTACAGAATAA
- a CDS encoding cation diffusion facilitator family transporter — protein MKQKGSLLKKGNKSSLISALVNTIIAIIKGSAYFFTGNVAMFAETMHSLGDAANQFFVFIGSALSKKAPTDRFPNGFGRLVNLVLLGAVIIVGIMSYETIKEGYLHIIHPTESTGLFINLSVLTAAVLLEAYVLFKAMKEVLHETHVEAKGFAIVRKSFSGLHRAKPATKLVFMEDLVATLGGIIAIIGILISYFAGWHAAEGIASIIIGIMMFYVVGRVFLDNARGVLGEADDDFEAEIARYIYQNPEIKDIQTLFAVKEGEDFHIEMKLEIDPSLTVAEADDIKDRIRGKLLELKGITHIIIEFDEDDGVPTWVENRRS, from the coding sequence ATGAAACAAAAGGGTAGTTTATTAAAAAAAGGGAATAAATCATCTCTTATCTCAGCGCTTGTCAATACCATTATTGCCATCATAAAAGGGAGTGCTTATTTTTTCACCGGAAATGTCGCTATGTTTGCTGAAACTATGCACTCCTTGGGAGATGCAGCGAATCAATTTTTTGTTTTCATAGGAAGTGCTCTTAGTAAAAAAGCACCGACAGACCGTTTTCCCAACGGATTCGGGCGCCTCGTTAATTTAGTTTTACTAGGAGCGGTCATTATTGTCGGGATTATGAGTTATGAGACGATAAAAGAAGGCTATCTTCATATTATTCATCCAACAGAATCAACGGGACTTTTCATCAATCTGTCCGTTTTGACCGCTGCAGTCCTTTTGGAGGCATATGTTCTGTTTAAAGCGATGAAGGAAGTTCTCCATGAAACTCATGTCGAGGCTAAAGGTTTTGCCATTGTGAGAAAAAGTTTCAGTGGCTTACATCGGGCAAAACCAGCGACAAAACTTGTTTTTATGGAGGACTTAGTCGCTACCTTAGGTGGCATCATTGCAATTATCGGAATATTGATTTCCTATTTTGCTGGTTGGCATGCTGCAGAAGGAATTGCTTCGATTATTATTGGAATCATGATGTTTTATGTAGTAGGAAGAGTATTTTTGGATAATGCCAGAGGGGTGCTAGGTGAAGCAGACGATGACTTTGAAGCAGAGATTGCCCGATATATCTACCAAAATCCAGAGATTAAAGACATACAAACTCTCTTTGCCGTGAAAGAAGGCGAAGACTTTCATATTGAAATGAAACTTGAAATCGACCCTTCTCTTACTGTCGCCGAAGCAGATGATATAAAAGATCGCATTAGAGGCAAACTACTCGAATTAAAAGGGATTACTCATATCATCATTGAATTCGATGAGGATGATGGCGTTCCAACATGGGTTGAAAACCGCCGTTCATAA